The Triticum aestivum cultivar Chinese Spring chromosome 6D, IWGSC CS RefSeq v2.1, whole genome shotgun sequence genomic sequence GCAGATACAAGCGCTTCTTCGCGTTCGGTGACTCCCTCATCGACACCGGCAACTTCGTGTACACCATCGGCAACGGCCCGTCGCCACTCAAGGAGCTCCCCTTCGGCATGACCTTCTTCAAGCACCCTAGCGGCCGCATCTCCGACGGCCGTGTCGTCGTCGACTTCTATGGTGAGCCGCCGTCGCTCGCCATCATCGGTTATTATTCTCAATGTGATTTTCTCCTAAAGCGATCGGTTCATGTGTGATGTGTGCATGTTTCAGCGGAGGCGTTGGGCCTGCCGCTGCTGCCGCCGAGCATCCCGGAGGAGGCGACCGGGCAGTTCCCCACCGGCGCCAACTTCGCCGTGTTTGGCTCCACCGCGCTGCCGCCGGAGTACTTCAAGACCAAGTACAACTTCACAGTGAACCCGCCTTCCACCCTCGACCGGCAGCTCGCCTCCTTCAAGAAGGTCCTCGCGCGCATCGCTCCCGGGGCTGGTAAGTAACGTGCATGCGATGCATGCATGCGTCGTCTATTTCACGTACGTACGTGTGGTTCAATAGATCTGGAGTATATATATTATTTCTCGTATATTGTGCCTTGCAGTCGCCACGAGGGCTCTCCTGAACGATTCCCTGGTGCTGGTGGGCGAGATCGGCGGGAACGACTACAACTTCTGGTTCGGCAACCCCAGTAAACCCCGTGCGACGCCGGAGGAGTACCTGCCCGACGTGGTCGCCCGCATCGGCGCTGCCGTACAGGAGGTGATCGACCTCGGCGCCAGGACGATCGTCGTCCCGGACAACTTCCCCATCGGGTGCGTGCCGGCGTACCTGAGCGCCCACCAGAGCAACGTCACGGCCGACTACGACGAGCTGCACTGCCTCAAGTGGTACAACGAGTTCTCCCAGAAGCACAACCAGGCGCTGCGGCAGGAGCTCGTCAGGATCCGGTCGAAGAACCCCGGCGTCAAGGTGGTCTACGCCGACTACTACGGCGCCGCCATGCAGTTCGTCCAGAAGCCGCAGGCGTATGGCATCGCCGACCCGCTCGTGGCGTGCTGCGGCGGCAACGGGCCGTACCACACCGGCGGGGCGTGCAACAGCAGCACGAAGCTCTGGGGCAGCCCCGACGGGTTCGCCAGCTGGGACGGCCTGCACATGACGGAGAAGGCGTACAAGATTGTCTCCGACGGCGTGCTGGATGGGCCGTTCGCCGACACCCCGCTGCGCCATCTTTGCTAGATGGATTCTTGGTGATCCTAGATAATTCTTATTGGGATCGATTCGTATAGCTGCAGTATACACGATAATAAAAGAGTTGTTATTATTCAAATTAATGAAAGACAAATACATGCACACAAAAGATCAATGGACAATAGAGCAAATTTTAAAAAGGATTTGTGCATGACGCGTGAAATCCATTTCTTTGGGCCGGTGAAATCGTTTTTTTTAGCAACGTGAAATCTGTTTCTTGACCGCACATTCCCTTCTCCCGAGCCCTGGCATAATGACGCCCTCACAGACCCGAAGGTCACGAAAACAACACAACAGCTGAAGATATATGACACACGAGAAACAGCCAATCCGCCGGGGCTCGCGGCTCCTATTTAACTTTTTCTTTTTACGCCGATAACTGCCTCATGTGTGGCACGATGGATACCCGCCCACATGACCCTGTGTGGCATACCCAGCAGGCAGCCCACACGATTCTGTGTGGGCGAATATTAGAACTGTCCACACGTGTGGCAGGAGGAGCATCCTACCACACAACTCGTTCGGTACGAGGGATCGATCTCACGTACGAACTCGTTTGGCAGGGGAACCCACAGCCCAC encodes the following:
- the LOC123141282 gene encoding GDSL esterase/lipase At1g28600-like, producing MGPCYVAKVRRTRCSGSRTWTCPARCLASLMEPSESTGSTFPTLMSRPIRPCSWRSLRRQVSLLHPSFRRAPGEGTTGLRNPASRDPVRERGDQVFGERTHATAGGDDFANDDFFPDLGNLILDDMGDNVNAGGAAPAAPYVILSFLFEIVVEFMLLKLPISPFRRLRQNTVHLCFTRDMGSRTCSSAVVLTISVVAVLLNADVALCGCRYKRFFAFGDSLIDTGNFVYTIGNGPSPLKELPFGMTFFKHPSGRISDGRVVVDFYAEALGLPLLPPSIPEEATGQFPTGANFAVFGSTALPPEYFKTKYNFTVNPPSTLDRQLASFKKVLARIAPGAVATRALLNDSLVLVGEIGGNDYNFWFGNPSKPRATPEEYLPDVVARIGAAVQEVIDLGARTIVVPDNFPIGCVPAYLSAHQSNVTADYDELHCLKWYNEFSQKHNQALRQELVRIRSKNPGVKVVYADYYGAAMQFVQKPQAYGIADPLVACCGGNGPYHTGGACNSSTKLWGSPDGFASWDGLHMTEKAYKIVSDGVLDGPFADTPLRHLC